The Cryptomeria japonica chromosome 6, Sugi_1.0, whole genome shotgun sequence genomic interval ATAAACAAGGCGCGATCTTTGGTTCTCTCTTCCAATTCTTCGGGCAAAACAGCAGCCTGTCTCTGAGCAATATCGGAGCGAAGTACCCACATAAAAGCATACTCGCTCTGTTTCAGACCCAGAGCCAGCTCATCCAACTGCTCTTGCGATTTGAGGGCCAAGCTGCCAAACGAAACATACAACACAGAGCGCGGGCGTTGTTTGTCGAGCCAGTGCAAGCAGCTATCGTCTTCCTCCCACATAGACAGCGTTGACTTCTCCCCTTAAAATGCTAGGGAGAAACAAAGGGCCTATTGATAAAGATGGACACCTATTGATGGAAAGCGCCGCTGCCGCCTCTCTCCCTTCCAATTCCTCAAAGGTGTTCACAAGCACATAGTCCCCCGTGTCACACATTCGCGATTCAAAGAGAAAAGCTTCGTAGATGAGATCAGATGTAAACTGCTCGCGATAGAAATAAAACAAATCGCTCGGCCTTAGAGCTGGTGTATTCCCAGGTAGAGTAGTGATCATTTTCTCCGGATGATTTCCCTCGCTAACTGAAATCACCACACCTCCAAGTTAATCCGCAAACTATAGCAAAAGATGAATTTTAAGTTAATATTAAAAAAAGAGCAGAAGAATACCTTTGACAGGAATGTGGCCCTGGGAAAGGAGAGAATGAGCGTATTTCTGAACAATAAAGACAGCGGCGCAAACAGGCCAAAAGAGTACTCTTGGCACTCGCATATTGGCGGCCACTGATGCCGTGCACGACATGCAACAGTCTGCCACAATGCACGTGACGGGAGGAACGCCATTCCCATTCTGACATTGAGTGCGGAGGAGGGCCTCCAAGGCGTCTCCACACTTTGCCAGCGCTGTAAATAGCTCGCCCGGTTGGGAGGTGCGGCCTTGTTCCGCTGGTAAGCCGTCCGGGAATGACAAAAATCGAAAATTGGGTTTGGAGTGCAGTTGCGACTTGTGCTTTGCACTTTCAAACACGCATTTGTGAGTCCATTCTGTGTTGACGAAGGTGATGAAAAAACCCCGTGCGGCCAAGAGATCGGCGAGATGTATGAAAGCGTTGACATCGTTTCCACCATTCATGGTTATCGTCAATGGACAACGAATTCAATGCCACAAGTGAAATTCTCGTCTTGTGAACAACGATGTATAAGGATTGCACGCTCAAGCAAATTGGTGTGGCTTAAAAGAGCAGACAATGACCTCCGGCTTGATCAAAAGTCTTTTCATTTTCCGTTTGGCTTACAGTTTTGCTTCTCTTTTGTAAACAACTTTTTATTACTGCGCCCtccacttttcttctttcttcttttttctattttcacttttttctttttgaCACTTCCACTTCCATAGGCCCAATATTCCATATGTTCATGCATTAGAAATTATATATTTATGCAATCtagaaaatattatatatatttgaaaataatttttttttatgagagTTGCTTTTTTGGTTTAATTGTGTATGTTTTTCTGATCGAGGTTTTTGATCACAGAAGAGGAATTGGAcgcaaaaaaaattaattcaatgtaaaataaagattaaacaaaggaataagaaacacataaataataacagtAAGGAGACAATTTTTAATGTGGTTCAACCAAACgcaggctacatccaccaaacaaagagtccaatattattattcaTCAAATCAAACAAATTACAACAAGCAAtctcttgcaactcaataccgctgcAAAATGCTACAACAATTCTCAGAGAAAGCCCTACTGCTTAGCCatcttgggggcactgcccccaaacccttgTTGAATAATTTGGAGGGAAACTGCACCGATAAAAGGGGGGAAAATTTAACCTTTGAGTTTGATTAGACTCCATATAACAACAAAGAAGATGACAAGGAAAGGAGAAATGGAAGGAGAAAAAGGAGGGGGAGAGGGATTAACagagagaaatgaaagaagaaaagGGCCAAGGTAAAATTAAGAGAGAAAAGAGTAAGGAGACCATAGGGAGGATGGTGGGGTGAGGTGGGGAAGGAGAATTGATGAAGAACCCTTCCACCTTTCCCAATTGTTCAAAATGAGTGGCTATAGTAATAGGAGTATTCATAGAGCTCTATCCCTTGCCAAGACTCTTGTTCAACCTATAGTTCTTGATGCCCCCAACTTGACTATCCTTCATTTTGTCGAAGGCCTCttcaataaaatttcaaaaatcctTTGCAAAAAGGGCCTCATTTTCTCTTTCAAACTAGTCTCCACCACTAGAAATTTCATCTCGTCCATCATAGATTCTATGCGATCCAAGCTCCATTCTGGTATTTATAAGATTGTTTGCTCTTGTGGTTCTCCTTAAATTGGGGAAATAGGTAGATCTATTAGCACTATGATTAAAGAACACAgtgccgacataaggcataatcACATTAACAAATCTACCCACGCTGAGAAATCCCTTACCACCAAACTTATGATTTTccattttattatttatttcttctcttttctcttttctttatttcTATTTAAACTTGTGTTTAAAACgttattttctttcctttattcTCTCCTCATTCTCCAGTCCTCTCCACTCCCTGCCTTTTTCTTTTTAAGCTCAAGTTTGCTAACCACTTTTTCACTTTCCTCTTTGTGATGATAGATCATTGAGTGTGATACGTAATGTCAATCAGAAAAACATACACAACTCCAGAAGCAACCCTCACAATATGGACTATAGAAAACTTATACCTATTAATAAGTTGTTTattttgtaaaatgtaatatattatttttattttattttttaaatttatattttattttctacttttccagttatttaaaaatataaaaaatatttatttactaaataatgattttgttttaaatttgaatatttaaataatttttttattttttaataattgtatattattttaaataaaaattacattattgtgataaatataatatatgtatattaatattaattttaatttttattctagTTATAATCATAATTCTAGAGTAGATTTAGGGTTAAATTAATTAAtgttcatttatttttaatttttttctcaatatattaaatttaacattttaaaatattacctatttttttattattagacTATATGAATCAGAGAGCCCTTCTATAAACTATAGATGTGAAGTAAAATTTTTAACATAATTGGTGATGCTAGCACAATACATCCTCTAATATCACTTGGGCTAGGGTAAGCTTGTGCCTACCATAGGAAGCTCTCACCAAGTGAGCCATGCCTCAAccctataatatttattatttatgtgCAATATTATAAAGATTCAATTTTTAACAATTATTATAGAATGAtgcatatttaatattattttttaaaagtaAAATTATATAAGACAAatttattgaattttaaaaaaataaataaaaattctccGTGCCAGATTTTatccaaatttaattttttcaaaatatgAACACAAAACCCAAACCTAATCTTGTGACATGGAGGGGAAATTGGATGATAATGGTTTCTATTGCTCTTTTATCATTGCAAATTGTACAAGAAAttaaaattatcaatcaattttgCTAGAGGAAGAACATGAATAAGATTCTTCAACTCACATTTAATATTGTACTACATATGATATAATAAATTAAGTTAATTATATTACATTACTATGTTTGTATACATTAAACCTAATTTTAATAACTAAATTTGTGTTGGTTTCTTTACATGATGATGAAATTTCTCTTTGGGATGCATCTTACACATGCTCATAGGTTTTATTCTTAGGATTTATCATTACATATTATAGTTTTAAATCTAATATATGTCATTTCATAACTCTTATTTCAGAGAATTTTAATTTTGATCCATCTTTGTTGTGTTTTAATGCTTACATTTTTTATGAGACTTTGGACTTCCATTCTTTACTttctatttaatatatatgtaacCTCTATCATAATTGTGCTTCATCATTAGATTGTTTTTCATAATTCTTGTCAACCTTTACCTTTAGGTAAGGTCTTCACTTGTGTATTACTAACTTTGGTGTCTTCTTATGTTTGTTGTATCCAATACTTTCATCCTTTATGGTCTCATGTCTTCCTCTCTAATAAAAAAGTATACATTTTTAA includes:
- the LOC131068711 gene encoding linamarin synthase 1-like; translation: MNGGNDVNAFIHLADLLAARGFFITFVNTEWTHKCVFESAKHKSQLHSKPNFRFLSFPDGLPAEQGRTSQPGELFTALAKCGDALEALLRTQCQNGNGVPPVTCIVADCCMSCTASVAANMRVPRVLFWPVCAAVFIVQKYAHSLLSQGHIPVKVSEGNHPEKMITTLPGNTPALRPSDLFYFYREQFTSDLIYEAFLFESRMCDTGDYVLVNTFEELEGREAAAALSINSLALKSQEQLDELALGLKQSEYAFMWVLRSDIAQRQAAVLPEELEERTKDRALFISWTPQLKVLAHPSDVDVDDGRLVRIEEIKLAVMSVMESKELQKKAQELKEAATKAVMAGGSSFSNITTFIHDMLKHAKSQSLSSTMHCEETRGEKDDNMH